CTCCCTAGATACATTTATTCAATTCTGGTCCTAATATATGGATTGTGCTGAAGGTTCAAAATCCATTTTCGTTTTTTTTCTAAAGTAAAAAAAAAATGAAATAAATCCAATGGGTTTAAAATTTTGGTAAATCAATTTTGAAATGCTTTTCTACTCCTTTTCTAGAATGCCCAATATTTGTTTTACATCTTCTATGCGAAAATGTTCAATTTTCATAAGGTCTTCTTGACTGTTATTCAAAAGGTCCAATAATGTATGTATATTGGACTTTTTGAGACAATTATAGATCCTAGGCGGCAATTCTGATTGGTCAATAAAAATATATTTCAATGCTATTTCTTTTTTTTTTTTTCTTAGTTTAGCTAATCTATCATGAAAAGGAAAAAAAGGTAAAGTAACGTTGTGTTGATTGTTTTCTAAATGTAAGTTTTCTTCTTCCGCATGTAGAAAAGGAATAAATAAATCAATCAAATTCCGAGAGGCTTCATGAAGTGCTTCTTTAGGAGTTAAACTTCCATTTGTCCATATTTCTAGAAAAAGTATCTCCTGTTTTTCATTATCATTCCCATAACAATGAATACTATGATTCGCATTTCGAACAGGCATGAATACAGCATCTAGAGGATAACTTCCGTCGTGAAAGTTATTTGGCGTTTTTATACGGTATCCTCTATTTCTCTCGATTTGTAATCCAATACACAAATCGATTGGTTCAGTTAGGCTAGCTATATGCTGTGTATTATCAACGATTTCCACAGAAGGTGGTAAGATGATGTCTTGAGCAGTTACATATCCGGGACCCTTGGCACAAATAAAGGCGTTACGAGTTCCATACAAATTACTTCTCAATACAATTTCTTTCAAATTCATTAAAATTTCATGTACTGATTCTTGAATACCTACTATGGTAGAATATTCGTGTGGTATTTTCTCAGATTTTGCACGTGTAATACATGTTCCTTCTATTTCTCCAAGCAAAGCTCTTCGCATTGCAATGCCTATTGTGTCGGCTTGACCTTTCATAAGTGGAGACAGAATAAAGCGTCCATAATAAAGACGCTTACTATCTGTTCTTGATTCAACACACTTCCACTGTAGTGTCCGAGTAGAGACTTTTACTTTCTCTCGAACCATAGTAATATTATTTTATTTGATCAGATCATTGAATCATTTATTTCTCTTGAAATCTCTTTAGTGTTTATTTCTACACACGTCTTTTTTTAGGGGGTCGACAGCCATTATGTGGCATAGGGGTTACATCCCGTACGAAACTTAATAGTATACCACTTCTACGAATAGCTCGTAATGCTGCATCTCTTCCGAGACCAGGACCCTTTATCATAACTTCTGCTCGTTGCATACCTTGGTCTACTACCGCTCGAATAGCATTTCCTGCTGCGGTTTGAGCAGCAAAAGGAGTCCCTCTTCTTGTACCCTTGAATCCACAAGTACCGGCGGAGGACCAAGAAATTACCCGACCCCGTACATCTGTAACAGTAACAATGGTATTGTTGAAACTTGCTTGAACATGAATAACTCCTTTTGGTATTCTACGTGTACTTTTACGTGCACCACTGCGCCCATTCCTACGTGAACCAACTTTTGGTATAGGTTTTGCCATATTTTATCATTTCATAAAGATAAGTCAGAGATATATGGATATATCCATTTCATGTCAAAACGGATCTTCTATTTTTATTTGTTCATCGCTTTCTTTAAGATCAGTTTCTTTTCTTTAAGGAGTTCCTTTTAGAATAGAAAGATTATCCTTGTCTTTGTTTATGTCTCGGGTTGGAACAAATTACGATAATTCGTCCCCTCCTACGGATTAGTCGACATTTTTCACAAATTTTACGAACGGAAGCCCTTATTTTCATAGTTGTTATTCCTTAAATTTTTCCGAATCCACTTATTGGAAGAAAATAAGTTTCTTGAAATTTTTGAACCTTGAATTGGATCCCCCTGAAAGGAATTTTGAAGTTGAAAAAACCACCTAAGCGTTCGAATCCTTGTTGCGGAGTCTATAAATTATACGTCCCTCCTGAAACATAACCTAGAATCAGATCCTCATTATCTAAAGGAATCTGGAGTATACCATTGGGAAGCGATTCACTAATTAAACCTCCATGAATCTATTTTTCTTTTTGTTCTTTTATTCCAGGTAAAACTTCCTTGACGTATCAACTACTGTAGGGCAGGAGGAGTTCTATTAGACAACCCATCCTTTTTTTTTTCACAAATGGAAAGTTTCGGATACAATTCGGATATCAGACAGATTACCATATATAACACAAAATTTCTCCGCCGATTCCTTCTAGTCGAGCCTCCCGGTCTGTCATTATACCCCGAGAAGTAGAAAGAATTACAATCCCCATCCCGCCTAAAATTCTAGGAATTTGTTGATAGTTAGAATAGATTCGTAGACCGGGTCGACTGATCCGTCGTAAATTTAAAATAGTTCTATATGGTCCTTTCCTATTCCTTCTATGTCGTAGGGTTAAAACCAAAAAATATTTGTTGCTTTCCCGATGTTTCCTTACGTTATCGATAAAACCTTCTCGTAAAAGTATTTTAACAATGTTTTCAGTGATGTTAGTAGATGCTATTCGAATCGTTCCTTTTCTATTCATGTCAGCATTTCGTATAGAGGTTATTATGTCAGCAATAGTGTCCTTACCCATGGTAAACTAAAATTATTGTTGCTCCCGAATTTTGATATAATCAACATGTTCTTTTTTTTGACTTAGTAAAGGTATATACGTGAAACACAATCTACTAATTAATCTATGTCATTTAAATACTCTAATTTAAATACTATAACTTCTCGTCTTATAATACCTCAGGAGCTAATGAAACTATTTTAGTGAAATTTAACTGTCTCAATTCCCGGGCGATCGCACCAAAAATTCGAGTTCCTTTTGGATTTCCTTCTTGATCAATGACAACTGCAGCGTTGTCATCATATCGTATTATCATACCGTTGTCGCGTTTGAGTTCTTTACAAGTACGTACAATTACAGCTCTGATCACTTCTGATCTTTCTAGAGGTGTATTTGGTACTGCTTCCTTGATCACAGCAACAATAACGTCACCGATATGAGCATATCGGCGATTACTAGCTCCTATGACTCGAATACACATCAATTCTCGGGCCCCGCTGTTATCTGCTACATTCAAATGGGTCTGAGGTTGAATCATTTTTTTAATCTCTTCTTTCAATGCAACAAAGGACGAAGAAAAAAAAGAAATATTGTTTGTCAAAAAAAAAGGAAACCCGCAAGTGTTTTTTTTATTCCCAAGACTTCTTTCCTTTGGTTCTATATTCCTATCCGGAAATAATGAATTGAGTTTTTATAGGCATTTTGGACGCCGCTATTGAAATAGCTTTTCTGGCTATATTTTCGGCTACTCCGCTCATTTCATAAAGTATTCTGCCCGGTTTAACGACAGCTACCCAATACTCGGGAGATCCTTTCCCCGAACCCATACGTGTTTCTGTAGGTCTTACCGTAACTGGTTTGTCTGGAAATATACGTACCCATATTTTTCCACCACGGCGTACATTTCGTGTCATTGCGCGGCGCCCCGCTTCTATTTGTCTAGATGTAATCCAAGCGGGTTCAAGTGCTTGAAGAGCATATCTACCGAAACAAATGCGATTACCTCGATAAGATATTCCTTTCATTCTTCCTCTATGTTGTTTACGAAATCTGGTTCTTTTGGGGTTATAGTTGATGGTTGTTTATCAATTCCATCTCTACTACAGAACTGGACATGAGAGTTTCTTCTCATCCAGCTCCTCGCGAAAAAAATGACTAAAAAAAATATTTTATTCTTAAGATATACAGGTAGTTAATGAATAATAGATTGAATCCTGGGATTCTTTTCTTTGAGATTTTATCTGATCTATTAGAAATTTGTATATCTTGTTTGGATATATATTGGATATATATAAGTAATTAAACATGGATTCTATTTATAGATAATGTCTAATCTTTTTTTTGTTATAATGTTCTAACGAATCTTTATTTTGTTTTGTCTTTTTTTATCATATTCATATCGGATCGACAAAAATTTAGCAATCTAATAAAATATAAAATAAAATTTTCGCGGGCGAATATTTACTCTTTCAATATCTATTTCAGTTGTCGGGTTAATTCATGACCTCTCAGAATCAGAATAAAAAGAAATGAAGCGGTCTCTGGTTTGTTCCGCCATCCTACCCGATAAATCATTAGGATTCGTTTTCAGTAGAATCCTCTGCATTCACGGGTTCCGTCGTCCCCATCGCTTCTCGATTAATGCTTAGGTCTGAATTCTACAATGGAGCCCTAATAAAATTAAAATAAAATTTGTTAATTTGTTCTTGAGTCAACCTTCTCAGTCTTTATTGACTTAAGGCTCTTGATTTTTTCTTCGATGAACAGATATTTATCTAATTATTGATGAATCTCTATTGATGCTCTATTACATTGCTTTTTAGTAGATGCTTCATAGACCTTACATATTGGAATCATATAGCATTTCATTGCTATTTCTTTTTCTCTCTTTCTCTCATGCTTCTATTTATCCACATACTTTTTTATTTTGCTTCACAATTAATTTGGATATATTTATAATCAGATTGGTTTTTTTCTTTTACTTAATGCAAAAAAATATTTCAGTTGCTATAACGATATGACCAATATATCATATCTTGACTGATTCTTTGGATCCAGATAATCCGAAGCGATGAGTTGGTTATTAGTGCTATAGTTATTAGTTCATACTGTGGTCCGCCCATTTTTTTTTGAATCCTAAGCCTAAAAAACCCAACGAGTCGCACACTAAGCATAGCAATTATATCAAATGATCAATCAAATTTTTATTTAACCTTATAGAATTTATAACTGCTCATTTTTTTATGTTCAATCAAAAAAAAATGAAAGAATTTGTCATTTTTTGTTCTATCGCAGAATAGAACGTAAAGACAAGTAGAGTCTTATTCTTATTATTCTTCATCTATAAATATCCAAATTTTGATTCCTAATACCCCATAGATAGTTCGAACTCTATAGGAGCAATAATCAATTTTCGCTCCAATGGTTTGTAGAGGAACCCTACCTTCTCGGATCCATTCGACACGCGCGATTTCTTTTCCGTCGATACGCCCTGCAATTTGTATTTGAATTCCTTTTGTATCCGCTTGCTCAGTTAATTCAATAGCCTTTTTCATTGCTTTTCGAAATGAAACTCTATTTTTTAATTGTCCGGCTATAAATTCTGCAAGAATATTAGGGTGCCCATATGGATTTGCAATTCTTGTAATAGCAATGTTGAGTTTTCGGTTCATACAATTAAGTTCTTTTTGCACATTCATCTGTAGTTCTTCGATTTTTCGTGGCCTATCCTCAATTAATAATTTTGGAAATCCCATATAGATTATGACCTGAATTAGATCGATTCTTTTTTGAATCTCTATACGTGCAATTCCCTCGACACCGGAAGATATTCTCAGATTTTTTTGTACATAATTCTTGATACAGTCTCTTATTTTTTTATCTTCTTGTAGACCCTCGGAATAATTTTTAGGTTGTGCAAACCAAAGAGAATGATGACTTTGGGTTGTACCAAGCCTGAAACCAAGTGGATTTATTTTTTGTCCCATAAGCCTCCACTACTATATGTATTATGATATGTCATATTTGTGTTCTTATTTATCCATCCGTCAATAGCATATATCTGTCAATTGGTTCAAATTCAAGATCTTTCAATACGATAATTATATGACAAGTGGGTCTTTTTATCGGATAACTTCGTCCTCGAGCTCGAGGTTTTAGTCTTTTCAGAGTAGTTCCCTCATTTACTGCGGCTTGACTAATGACTAAACTCGCTTCATTGAAACCCCTATTGTGACGAGCATTTGCTGCTGCAGAATAAACCAATTTAAAAATGGGATAACATGCTCGATAAGGCATGAGTTCTAGTATCATAAGTGTTTCCTCATAGGAACGTCCACGAATCTGATCAATTATTCTTCGTGCTTTGTGAGCAGACATACATATATGTTGACCTAAAGCGTATACTTCGTTTGTAGTTGGATATGGGTTCCTCTTTTGTTTCTTTATCTTTATCATAAGGGTTACCTCTCACTAATGAATTCACTAATGAATCCATATTTTATTTATTGTATTAATATTAACGACGAGATTTATTATCGTTTTTCGCGTGTCCGCGGAAATTTATAGTAGGTGCGAATTCCCCCAATTTATGTCCTACCATACGATCCGTTATATAAATAGGCAAATGCTCTCTTCCATTATGGATAGCGATAGTATGGCCGATCATTGTGGGTATAATGGTAGATGCTCTGGACCAAGTTATTATTATTTCTTTTTCCGCTTTTGTATTAAGCCTTTCGATTTTTTTTAATAAATGATTTGCTACAAAAGGATTTTTTTTTAGTGAACGTGTCATTTTTTTATTTTAATTTTATTTTCATTTAATTATTAATATATATTTTTTTTTTCTTTTGTAAAGACGAAGAAAGAAATTTTCTCTCCTATTTACTACGGCGACGAAGAATCAAATTATCACTATATTTATTCCTTTTTCTACTTCTTCTTCCAAGTGCAGGATAACCCCAAGGGGTTGCGGGTTTTTTTCTACCAATTGGAGCCCTCCCTTCACCACCCCCATGGGGATGGTCTACAGGGTTCATAACTACTCCTCTTACTACAGGACGCTTACCTAGCCAACATTTAGATCCGGCTCTACCCAAACTTTTCTGGTTCACCCCAACATTCCCCACTTGTCCGACTGTTGCTGAGCAGTTTTTGGATATCAAACGGACCTCCCCAGAAGGTAATTTTAATGTGGCCGATTTCCCCTCTTTTGCAATCAGTTTCGCTACAGCACCCGCTGCTCTAGCTAATTGTCCACCCCTTCCAAGTGTGATTTCTATGTTATGTATGGCCGTGCCTAAGGGCATATCGGTTGAAGTAGATTCTTCTTTTTGATCAATCAAAACCCCTTCCCAAACTGTACAAGCTTCTTCCAAAGCATACGGCTTTCTGGATGTAGATGATGATATCTATACAGATGGATATATATCGTATAATTCTTATCGTATAATTCTTATATATATTGTACAATGAAGTACCACATGAGTGGATATATAGGAATCCAAATCTGCCGAACCACTCATGTTATGATCTTCTACATCCTAGGTCTTCCCGTTCCGTCATCTGGCTTATGTTCTTCATGTAGCATTCAGACCGAATGACTCTATGAAATTACGTCGATACTTCCACATATTATGGGTAACGTAGGAGACATCTCTATTTTTCCCCCGGGGAATCTTTAGAATTACCACTGCTTAGCTTTCAATTCGCCTCTGACCATCAAATGAAATGTGAATAACCCGTCCTCCTCTCTTTGAAACAAGGGGCGCTTCTGGTTCTGTCGGTGCTTGAAACAATTTTGTCTTCTCCATATTACTATATCTCTAGAGTCAATAATTTTATATGAGGAACTACTGAACTCAATCACTTGCTGCCGTTACTCTTCAGTTTTCTGTTGAGGTCTATCCTGTAGAGGTACTCAAATTGGATCAGTGATCGATTTTTAGGTTTCGTCGTAAACCTAATTGGTTACTTCCAATTACGTAAATCAATAGTTCAAACCGCACTCAAAGGTAGGGCATTTCCCATTTTTATAGGAACTTCTGTACCAGAAACAATGGTATCTCCAATTATAGCCCCTCTGGGATGTAAAATATATCTCTTCTCACCATCCCCATAGTGTATGAGACAAATGTATGCATTTCGATTAGGGTCGTATTCTATGGTTACGATTCTACCATATATGTCTTTTTCATTTCGTCGAAAATCGATTTTACGGTATAGACGCTTATGACCTCCCCCTCTATGCCTTGCGGTAATGATTCCTCTGGCATTACGACCTTTACCACAACGATGCTGTCCATAGATCAAATTATTTCGTGGATTGGATTTCACTTGACTGTCTACGGCTCCATTGCGTGTGCCCGGGGTAGAAGTTTTGTATAAATGTATCGCCATGCTATTAAGTATTTTGATTTAAGTTCTTTTCGTTCTAAGAGGTGGAATAGAATAACCCGGTTGAAGCGTAATGATCATACGCCTGTAATGCATTGTATGTCCCATAATAGGTCCCATTCTTCTACCCTTTCCGGGGAGTCGATGACTATTCATAGCTATTACCTTGACACCAAAGAAGAGTTCGACCCAATGCTTTATTTCTGTCCTAGTTGATCCTGATTCGACATTAGAAGTATATTGATTTTTCACCAATAACCGAATACTTTTGTCTGTAACTACTACATATTTGATTCCATCCATAAATCTATTTTCTTCCCTATGAGTTCGAGTCTCAATAAGAATGCTAGTTCTTACTGTTCATATGTTATGATATGAATATACCACACCAATTCGTTATGTATAGATGATGAGATTCCATTGATACAGAGCCAATTCCAATAGACTTATTGGAGGGTCCCATTGGCGTGCATCCAGTAGGAATTGAACCTACGAATTCGCCAATTATGAGTTGGGCGCTTTAACCATTCAGCCATGGATGCTTAGCGGGGATCCTCGTACATGGTGAATAACCAAATTCCAATTGAAATGAAATCTTTAGGATAAATCAATGCAATTTAGGAGGAATCAATGAAAGGACATCAATTCAAATCCTGGATTTTCGAATTGAGAGAGATATTGAGAGAGATCAAGAATTCTCACTATTTCTTAGATTCATGGACCCAATTCAATTCAGTGGGATCTTTCATTCACATTTTTTTCCACCAAGAACGTTTTATAAAACTCTTGGACCCCCGAATTTGGAGTATCCTACTTTCACGCAATTCACAGGGTTCAACAAGCAATCGATATTTCACGATCAAGGGTGTAGCACTATTTGTAGTAGTGGTCCTTATATATCGTATTAACAATCGAAATATGGTCGAAAGAAAAAATCTCTATTTGACAGGGCTTCTTCCTATACCTATGAATTCCATTGGACCCAGAAATGATACATTGGAAGAATCTTTTGGGTCTTCCAATATCAATAGGTTGATTGTTTCGCTCCTGTATCTTCCAAAAGGAAAAAAGATCTCTGAGAGCTGTTTCCTGGATCCGAAAGAGAGTACTTGGGTTCTCCCAATAACTAAAAAGTGTATCATGCCTGAATCTAACCGGGGTTCGCGGTGGTGGAGGAACTGGATCGGAAAAAAGAGGGATTCTAGTTGTAAGATATCTAATGAAACCGTCGCTGGAATTGAGATCTCATTCAAAGAGAAAGATATCAAATATCTGGAGTTTCTTTTTGTATATTATATGGATGATTCGATCCGCAAGGACCATGATTGGGAATTGTTTGATCGTCTTTCTCCGAGTAAGAGGCGAAACATAATCAACTTGAACTCGGGACAGCTATTCGAAATCTTAGTGAAAGACTGGATTTGTTATCTCATGTTTGCTTTTCGTGAAAAAATACCAATTGAAGTGGAGGGTTTCTTCAAACAACAAGGAGCTGGGTCAACTATTCAATCAAATGATATTGAGCATGTTTCCCATCTCTTCTCGAGAAGCAAGTGGGCTATTTCTTTGCAAAATTGTGCTCAATTTCATATGTGGCAATTCCGCCAAGATCTCTTCGTTAGTTGGGGGAAGAATCCGCACGAATCGGATTTTTTGAGGAACATATCGAGAGAGAATTGGATTTGGTTAGACAATGTATGGTTGGTAAACAGGGATCGATTTTTTAGCAAGGTACGGAATGTATCGTCAAATATTCAATATGATTCCACAAGATCTAGTTTCGTTCAAGTAACGGATTCTAGCCAATTGAAAGGATCTTCTGATCAATCCAGAGATCGTTTCGATTCCATTAGTAATGAGGATTCGGAATATCACACATTGATCAATCAAAGAGAGATTCAACAACTAAAAGAAAGATCGATTCTTTGGGATCCTTCCTTTCTTCAAACGGAACGAACAGAGATAGAATCAGACCGATTCCCTAAATGCCTTTCTGGATATTCCTCAATGTCCCGGCTATTCACGGAACGTGAGAAGCGGATGAATAATCATCTGCTTCCGGAAGAAATCGAAGAATTTCTTGGGAATCCTACAAGATCCATTCGTTCTTTTTTCTCTGATAGATGGTCAGAACTTCATCTGGGTTCGAATCCTACTGAGAGGTCCACTAGAGATCAGAAATTGTTGAAGAAAGAACAAGATGTTTCTTTTGTCCCTTCCAGGCGATCGGAAAATAAAGAAATAGTTAATATATTCAAGATAATTACGTATTTACAAAATACCGTCTCAATTCATCCTATTTCATCAGATCCGGGATGTGATATGGTTCCGAAGGATGAACTGGGCAGTTCCAATAAGATTTCATTCTTGAACAAAAATCCATTTTTTGATTTATTTCATCTATTCCATGACCAGAACAGGGGGGGATACACGTTACACCACGATTTTGAATCAGAAGAGAGATTTCAAGAAATGGCAGATCTATTCACTCTATCAATAACCGAGCCGGATCTGGTGTATCATAAGGGATTTGCCTTTTCTATTGATTCCTACGGATTGGATCAAAAACAATTCTTGAATGAGGTATTCAACTCCAGGGATGAATCGAAAAAGAAATCTTTATTGGTTCTACCTCCTATTTTTTATGAAGAAAATGAATCTTTTTATC
Above is a genomic segment from Theobroma cacao chloroplast, complete genome containing:
- the rpoA gene encoding RNA polymerase alpha subunit, giving the protein MVREKVKVSTRTLQWKCVESRTDSKRLYYGRFILSPLMKGQADTIGIAMRRALLGEIEGTCITRAKSEKIPHEYSTIVGIQESVHEILMNLKEIVLRSNLYGTRNAFICAKGPGYVTAQDIILPPSVEIVDNTQHIASLTEPIDLCIGLQIERNRGYRIKTPNNFHDGSYPLDAVFMPVRNANHSIHCYGNDNEKQEILFLEIWTNGSLTPKEALHEASRNLIDLFIPFLHAEEENLHLENNQHNVTLPFFPFHDRLAKLRKKKKEIALKYIFIDQSELPPRIYNCLKKSNIHTLLDLLNNSQEDLMKIEHFRIEDVKQILGILEKE
- the rpl36 gene encoding ribosomal protein L36, with translation MKIRASVRKICEKCRLIRRRGRIIVICSNPRHKQRQG
- the rpl2 gene encoding ribosomal protein L2, whose translation is MAIHLYKTSTPGTRNGAVDSQVKSNPRNNLIYGQHRCGKGRNARGIITARHRGGGHKRLYRKIDFRRNEKDIYGRIVTIEYDPNRNAYICLIHYGDGEKRYILHPRGAIIGDTIVSGTEVPIKMGNALPLSTDMPLGTAIHNIEITLGRGGQLARAAGAVAKLIAKEGKSATLKLPSGEVRLISKNCSATVGQVGNVGVNQKSLGRAGSKCWLGKRPVVRGVVMNPVDHPHGGGEGRAPIGRKKPATPWGYPALGRRSRKRNKYSDNLILRRRSK
- the rps3 gene encoding ribosomal protein S3, whose translation is MGQKINPLGFRLGTTQSHHSLWFAQPKNYSEGLQEDKKIRDCIKNYVQKNLRISSGVEGIARIEIQKRIDLIQVIIYMGFPKLLIEDRPRKIEELQMNVQKELNCMNRKLNIAITRIANPYGHPNILAEFIAGQLKNRVSFRKAMKKAIELTEQADTKGIQIQIAGRIDGKEIARVEWIREGRVPLQTIGAKIDYCSYRVRTIYGVLGIKIWIFIDEE
- the rps19 gene encoding ribosomal protein S19: MTRSLKKNPFVANHLLKKIERLNTKAEKEIIITWSRASTIIPTMIGHTIAIHNGREHLPIYITDRMVGHKLGEFAPTINFRGHAKNDNKSRR
- the rps8 gene encoding ribosomal protein S8; translation: MGKDTIADIITSIRNADMNRKGTIRIASTNITENIVKILLREGFIDNVRKHRESNKYFLVLTLRHRRNRKGPYRTILNLRRISRPGLRIYSNYQQIPRILGGMGIVILSTSRGIMTDREARLEGIGGEILCYIW
- the rpl16 gene encoding ribosomal protein L16; its protein translation is MLSPKRTRFRKQHRGRMKGISYRGNRICFGRYALQALEPAWITSRQIEAGRRAMTRNVRRGGKIWVRIFPDKPVTVRPTETRMGSGKGSPEYWVAVVKPGRILYEMSGVAENIARKAISIAASKMPIKTQFIISG
- the rps11 gene encoding ribosomal protein S11, which produces MAKPIPKVGSRRNGRSGARKSTRRIPKGVIHVQASFNNTIVTVTDVRGRVISWSSAGTCGFKGTRRGTPFAAQTAAGNAIRAVVDQGMQRAEVMIKGPGLGRDAALRAIRRSGILLSFVRDVTPMPHNGCRPPKKRRV
- the rpl23 gene encoding ribosomal protein L23 yields the protein MDGIKYVVVTDKSIRLLVKNQYTSNVESGSTRTEIKHWVELFFGVKVIAMNSHRLPGKGRRMGPIMGHTMHYRRMIITLQPGYSIPPLRTKRT
- the rpl14 gene encoding ribosomal protein L14 codes for the protein MIQPQTHLNVADNSGARELMCIRVIGASNRRYAHIGDVIVAVIKEAVPNTPLERSEVIRAVIVRTCKELKRDNGMIIRYDDNAAVVIDQEGNPKGTRIFGAIARELRQLNFTKIVSLAPEVL